Within the Methanolinea sp. genome, the region GTGAGGGCAGAGAGTGCCGTGAGGAAGTACGCCGCGGGGAACCCGGCGAGCTCCGCGGTGATCCCCGCGAGGAACGGCACGGCGGACATGCCCCCGTAACTCGCGGTGTTGAAGAGTCCCATGAGCACGCCCTGCCGCCTCCCCGCGGCGGCGAGGAAGGAGAGCTGGGCTATCATCACCATTCCCGCGAGCCAGCCGATCACGAGGAAGCCCCACATCGAGAAGAAGGTGAGGGCGACGCCGCCCGCCATGGCGATCGACGCGGCACGTATCGTCGGGACGGGGGGGAGGCTCGCGTGCGAGGTGACGAGGACCGAGGCGACGGTGGCGATGTTCATGAGCGCGATCTGGGCGGAGACGGGGCCGGCGGAGAGGCCGCTGTGCTCGGGGTGGAGGGCGGTGAGGGCCCCCGTGATCCCGACGAGCACGACGGCAGAGAACCAGAGCCAGAAGTAGGTCCGGAGCGCCCAGGCGAGCCTCTCCCTCGTCTCCCCCGCCGGCTCGCCCCCGTTCCCGGGGGAGCCCTTCCCCTCCCCCATGCCGAGCGAGAGCGCGAGGGGGAGGAGCGAGACCCACGTGAAGAGGACGATCCCCTCGCGGGGCCCCCCGCCCGCAGAGACGAGCCACCCCGTCACGAGGAGGCCGGAGAGCAGGCCGAGGTTCAGGAGCCCCATGAAGTACCCGCTCATCCGCTCGTGGTCCGGACGCGCGTTGAGGCGCGCGAGCGCCGCGGGGACGAAGAGACCTGCCCCGATCCCCTCGGCGAGCCGCCCGGCGAGGACGAGGAGCGGCGATCCGGCTGCCGAGAGGACGATCCCCGAGAGGAGGGTGAGCGAGAGCCCGGCGCGGACGAGCGGGACTGCACCGACCCTGTCGGCGAGGTACCCCGAGGGCAGGACGAAGAGGAACGCCCCGAGGAAGTACGCGGAGAACACCGCGCCCTGGAGCGCTGTCCCGGGCGCGAAGGAGGGGAGGACGGGCACTATCGCGTTCGAGAGTGCCATGACCGAGAAGACACCGGGGAGGAGGGCGAGGCTCTCCTTCATATCATCCGGTACGTCTCCAAGTTCATGGGCGAGTGAGTCTCGATGTGGTATCTCTTGTAGATAGAGCTCGCGAGGTCGATGGTGTTGTTCTCGTCGCCGTGGACCGTGAAGATCTTCTCGGGCCGCGGCTGGATGTGGGCGATGTAGTTCATCAGCTGTTTCCGGTCGGAGTGGCCGGAGAACCCGTCGATCGTCACGATATCCATGTTGATGAGGATCGTCCCCTTCCTCCCGACCGGGATCTCGCGCCACCCCTTCTGGATGCGGCGGCCGAGCGTCCCCTCCGCCTGGTACCCGACGAAGACGAGCGCGTTCTTCTCGTCGGGCGCGAGGTTGCTCAGGTACTCCATCACGGGGCCGCCGTTGAGCATCCCCGAGGTCGTGATGATGACGCAGGGGTCGCCGGAGATGACCTTCTCCCGCAGGTCGGGGGAGTCGACCGGGACGAAGCACTCCGCGAGGAACGGGTTGTGCCCCTCCTTGAAGATCTGGTTGCGCAGGTCGCTATTGAGGTACTCGGGGTACGTGGTGTGGATGGCGGTTGCCTCCCGGATCATCCCGTCGAGGTAGATCTTGACGGAGGGGATCTTCTGCTTGCGCATCCCCTCCTCAAGCGCGAGCATCACCTCCTGCGACCTCCCGACGGCAAACGCGGGGATGATGACCTTCCCGCCCCTCCGGAGCGTGTTTCTCACGATCTCATACAGCCTCTCCTCGGCCTCGGCCCGCGTGGGCTGGATGTCGCCCGAGCCCCCGTACGTGCTCTCCATGATGAGGGCCTCGAGCCGCGGGAAGTTGCAGGTCGCGGGGTTGAAGAGGCGGCTCTTGCTGAAGTTGAAGTCCCCGGTGAACGCGATGTTGTAGAGGCCGTCGCCGATGTGGAAGTGGGCGATCGCCGAGCCGAGGATGTGCCCGGCGTTGTGGAAGGTGAGCTTGATGTCCGGGGCGATATCGGTCACGCTGCCGTAGTTGAGGGTGATCGAGTGGCGGACGTAGCTCTTCACCTCGTTCGAGCTGTAGGGGATCTTCCTGTCCTCCTTGCTCACCACGTCGAGGTAGTCGAGCTGGAGCATCGCGGCGAGGTCCCTCGTCGGCGGCGTGCTGTACACCGGCCCGTCGTACCCGTACTTGTAGAGGAGGGGGACGAGCGCGCAGTGGTCGAGGTGGGCGTGGGTGAGGACGACCGCGTCGAGCTGGCTCAAGGGGTGTATCTCGGGGACATAGAGGTACGGGGTGCTCGCGTTCGTGTCGGGTTTCTCGCCGCAGTCGATGAGGACCCTCGACTCGGGCGTCGAGAGGAGGAACGCTGCCCGCCCGACCTCCCTGCAGCACCCGAGCATCGTCACCCTGACCCACTGGTCCTTCGCGATGACGTCGCGGTGGATCCTCCTCCCGATGGTCCTCAGGAACTCCTTCCTCTCCTCGTTCACGGACCGGAGGTACTGCCTGATCTGCTTGACCGTGGTGGACTCTATCGGGGGCGTCCGGACGACCTTCGGCGTCCACCCGATGTGCCGCGTGATCTCGCGGAGCGTCGCGCCGTTCTTCCCGATCACGACGCCGGGTTTCTCGGCCTCGATCAGGACCTCGCCCGTGTCGGCGTCAAAGTAGATGTCCGTGATCCCCGCGCTCTCCGCGACGACCGCCCGGATGTCCTTCACCGCCTTCTCGGGGTCCTCGAGGACGTTCGGCCGGACGACGATCCGCTTGCGCAGGTCGCGCGCGAGGATCTTGATGAGGTCCGCCTGGTCGGCGAACTTCTTGGGATCGTCCGTGTAGATGACGAGTTCCGGTCCCTCGAACTCCACGTCGGAGACCGTGATCCCCGCCGGGACCTTCTCGTTGATCTTGTCCTTGAGCTCCTTGAGCCGCTCTTCGATCTGCATCAAGACCTACCTAAAAAAAAGGGTGACTAGGCGGGTACAGCCCGGGAAATTCCCTCGATCTCGCTCTCGGGGAGTTCCCTGTACGCCTCCCTCGTGATGACGACGACGTGGATGCCCTCGCCGGACCCCGCGTCCCTCTTCATCGCGGACCGGATGGCCCGCACGGCGAGCGCGACCGCCTCGTCTACCGAGAGGTCCTTGCGGTACCTGTCCTCGAGGACCCCGAACGCCATGGGCGAGCCGGACCCCGTCGCGACCATCTCCTCCTCGCGGGATGCTCCCCCGAGGGCGTCCACCGCGTAGAGCTTAGGGCCATCGTCGTCGATCCCGCCCACGAGGAGCTGGACGTAGAAGGGGTAGAACCGGTTCGCGTTGAGGATGTTCGAGAGGAGCGTTGCCACCGCGCCGACCGTCATCGGCTTTCCGCGCCGGATCTGGTAGAGGCTGCACTCCACGGTCATCAGCCGCGCGATCTGCTGGGCATCCCCGACGCCGCCCGCGGTCGTCATCCCTATCCTCTCCGCGATCTGGTAGATCTTCTTTGCCTTCTTCGAGGCGATCAGGTATCCCATCGTGGCCCTCATCTCGGACGCGAGGACCACTGCATCCCGGAGGACGAGGCCGACCGTGGTCGTGCCCTTTAGTCCTTCCCTGTATTGGTCATTCATGGAAGCACCCCAAAATATCGGAAAACGCTGGGAAATTACCTTAAAAGCGCTTCAATGAGTATAGTGTCATCCACGCGTATAAACATTTTTGTCAGGCCTTGCAGAGGGCCCTGATGAGCTCCCTGTCGAAGAGCATGGCAACGAGCTTCCGGTCGCCGTTCACGACGGGGAGCTGGTCGACGCGTGCACGCTTCATCTTGAGTGCGCACTCGCTCACCTCGGCGTTCATCGGCACCGAGATGACGTTCCTGACCATCGCCGTCTTGACGGGGCGGTTGGGGAGCTGGATGCGCGAGATCCCGTAGCTGATGACGTGCGTGTCGCGGATGCTCTCCCACGTCCACTCGTCGTCGTCCGTGCCGTTCGAGAAGTCGCTCACCTCCACGAGGTCCTCTATCATGGAGTGGCGGATGAGATCGCGCTCGGAGATGATCCCCTGCAGCGTGCTCTCCCCGTCGAGGATGGGGATCGCGTCGAACCCCGATATCTCCATGATCCGCCCGACGAGCGGGAGCGGCGTCTCCTCCCAGAGGGCAAACGTCTGGCTGATGTACGAGTCCTTTATCTCCTCCCTGATCTTCATCTGGGCGATCGCCGCGATCAGGTCGGCGACCGAGATGATGCCGACGAGCCTGTCGTCCTCGACGACGGGGAGGCGGCGGACAGAGTGCCTCGTCATGAGGGCCGCGGCCTCCTGTATGGTCGCGTCCGGCCCGATGGTGATGGGATTTGGGGTCATGAGGAGGCCTAGCTGCGTCTCCTCCGCCTTCCGGAGGAGGTCCTTCCTCGTGATTATCCCGACGAGCTTGCCCTTCTTGAGGACGGGAACGCCGGATATCCCGGTGCGCTTGAGGATCTTGAGGACGTCGTCGCGGTTCCCCGGGATCTCCACGGAGACCACGTCGGTCGTCATGTAGTCCCGGACTCTCATTTCTGCGATGGTCTCACCACCAGGACGGCCACCCTGCTGTTGCCGACGACGAAGTTCGATACGCTCCCGAGGAGGAGCCTGTCGACCTCGCTCTTCCCGTGCGAGCCCACGACGATCAGGTCTGCCCCCACCTCGGACGCGGTCTTGAGGATCTCTGACCCCGCGTGCCCCTGCCGGATGTGGGTCTCGGCGTGGACGCCGGCCTTCTGCGCTGCCTCCCTCGCGCGTTCGAGGGTCTCCTTCCCCTCCTTCTCGAGCATGCTGAACATTATCTCCCAGGTGCTGTCCATGGGCAGGGAGGAAAAGAGCCCTGTCTCCACGACGTAGACCACGTGGACTTTTGCCTTCCAGACCCGGGCCTCCTCGAGGGCGATCTCGAATGCCCTCCTCCCCATGTTTGACCCGTCAACAGCGACCAAGATATTCGAGAACATCAGTACGCTCCAAAATAGTCTGCCTATGTAATGTCCTTTACAATTTAATAACTTTTCTCACGATATTCGCGGGTCCTGCCCTGTGGACGAGCGTGGCCGCGATGTCGCGGCTGAGGGCGAGGTTGGACCCGCGCGGGTCGACGACGAGGAAGCGTGCAGGGTTCCCCTCGGCGAGCAGGGAGGGGGCCCTGCCGAGGACCGATGCCCCGGCCGTTGCAGCCCGGAGGGCGTCCCGCGGTGCGACGCGGTAGACCGTGCAGAGGAAGGCCATCTCCCCCCACATGTCGGGCTGGACGCACATCGCGTTGTCCGTCCCGAGGAGGAGCGTGCACCCGAGGGAGAGGAGTTCCCGGACGGGCGGCTTTTCGGGCGAGCTCGTGACGGCGAACCGCCAGTTCGCGCGGGGACAGACGGCGACGGGGACCCCGAGGTCCGCGATCCGGCGGAGTTGCTCGCGCGTCGCGTGCGTGCAGTGGACGAGGAGGTCGGGGTCGTACGAGAGGGCGGCGTCGATGTCGCCGGGGTCCCTCTCGCCGGCGTGGAACGCGACGATCTTTCCCGCCTCCCGCGCGCGGGAGACCATCCCGTCGAGGTCGTGGCCGACGACGTCCCGCGCGCTGGATATCCCGATGCCGTCCGCGATCTCCTCGCCCCCCTCGCGCCCGAGGATGACCGGCCTGCAGGGGATGCCCCTCGCGGCCTCGCGGAGTGCCCCGACACCCTCCCTGCCCCCCTCGCGGAAATCCGCGAAACCCGCGGTCCCGCCGCGCGCCATCGCCCGGATAGAGAGCCGCATCGCGCGGACGAGATCGCCGCGGGGCGTCGCGCGGAGGATCCTGTGCTTGAGCCCGTCGGGGGGCCGGACGATCGCGTCGAGGTCCCCCTCGAGCGGGATGTCCATCGCGATGCTGTCCCCGAGGTGGGTGTGCGCGTTGAAGAACGCGGGGAGGATCCACGGGAGGTCGCCGCGCCTCTCCCCGATCTCCTCGATCCTCCTCACGGTCCCGCCCTCGACCACGATCCGTGCGGGGACCTCCTCGAAGTCATCCCCGAGGAGGGCGACCCCCTCCACGGCGAGTTCCCGGGCCGCCATGGTTCCTGCCAGCCTTTTATATATGGAGAACGAGAAATATGTTTTGCATGGCAAGGAAACAGGGAGGACGCCTGATCTCCTCGGCGGGGCTCGTCAATTACTACGAGAGCGAGGACAGGAGGGCAATCCGCGTGAGCCCGTACTCTGTCATCGCCGTGAGTGCCGCAATCGGTGTCGCGGTGCTCGTCCTCAACATCATCTACTGAATAAAATCTTTTCCCGGAATCCCATTCGCCCGCGGTTTCCCGGTCCGCACACCGTTCCCCCGCGAGCGCCGCTCCCGTCAATATTTATATACAATGGGAGCTGCAATCACCAATTGCCGAGATGTTCCTGATCATCCGCTGCCCGGGGTGCCGGACCTTTTCGTACGTCGA harbors:
- a CDS encoding MFS transporter, producing the protein MKESLALLPGVFSVMALSNAIVPVLPSFAPGTALQGAVFSAYFLGAFLFVLPSGYLADRVGAVPLVRAGLSLTLLSGIVLSAAGSPLLVLAGRLAEGIGAGLFVPAALARLNARPDHERMSGYFMGLLNLGLLSGLLVTGWLVSAGGGPREGIVLFTWVSLLPLALSLGMGEGKGSPGNGGEPAGETRERLAWALRTYFWLWFSAVVLVGITGALTALHPEHSGLSAGPVSAQIALMNIATVASVLVTSHASLPPVPTIRAASIAMAGGVALTFFSMWGFLVIGWLAGMVMIAQLSFLAAAGRRQGVLMGLFNTASYGGMSAVPFLAGITAELAGFPAAYFLTALSALTVAATIGRCECRRPAVPA
- a CDS encoding beta-CASP ribonuclease aCPSF1, whose product is MQIEERLKELKDKINEKVPAGITVSDVEFEGPELVIYTDDPKKFADQADLIKILARDLRKRIVVRPNVLEDPEKAVKDIRAVVAESAGITDIYFDADTGEVLIEAEKPGVVIGKNGATLREITRHIGWTPKVVRTPPIESTTVKQIRQYLRSVNEERKEFLRTIGRRIHRDVIAKDQWVRVTMLGCCREVGRAAFLLSTPESRVLIDCGEKPDTNASTPYLYVPEIHPLSQLDAVVLTHAHLDHCALVPLLYKYGYDGPVYSTPPTRDLAAMLQLDYLDVVSKEDRKIPYSSNEVKSYVRHSITLNYGSVTDIAPDIKLTFHNAGHILGSAIAHFHIGDGLYNIAFTGDFNFSKSRLFNPATCNFPRLEALIMESTYGGSGDIQPTRAEAEERLYEIVRNTLRRGGKVIIPAFAVGRSQEVMLALEEGMRKQKIPSVKIYLDGMIREATAIHTTYPEYLNSDLRNQIFKEGHNPFLAECFVPVDSPDLREKVISGDPCVIITTSGMLNGGPVMEYLSNLAPDEKNALVFVGYQAEGTLGRRIQKGWREIPVGRKGTILINMDIVTIDGFSGHSDRKQLMNYIAHIQPRPEKIFTVHGDENNTIDLASSIYKRYHIETHSPMNLETYRMI
- the psmB gene encoding archaeal proteasome endopeptidase complex subunit beta; translated protein: MNDQYREGLKGTTTVGLVLRDAVVLASEMRATMGYLIASKKAKKIYQIAERIGMTTAGGVGDAQQIARLMTVECSLYQIRRGKPMTVGAVATLLSNILNANRFYPFYVQLLVGGIDDDGPKLYAVDALGGASREEEMVATGSGSPMAFGVLEDRYRKDLSVDEAVALAVRAIRSAMKRDAGSGEGIHVVVITREAYRELPESEIEGISRAVPA
- a CDS encoding CBS domain-containing protein; amino-acid sequence: MRVRDYMTTDVVSVEIPGNRDDVLKILKRTGISGVPVLKKGKLVGIITRKDLLRKAEETQLGLLMTPNPITIGPDATIQEAAALMTRHSVRRLPVVEDDRLVGIISVADLIAAIAQMKIREEIKDSYISQTFALWEETPLPLVGRIMEISGFDAIPILDGESTLQGIISERDLIRHSMIEDLVEVSDFSNGTDDDEWTWESIRDTHVISYGISRIQLPNRPVKTAMVRNVISVPMNAEVSECALKMKRARVDQLPVVNGDRKLVAMLFDRELIRALCKA
- a CDS encoding universal stress protein, which codes for MFSNILVAVDGSNMGRRAFEIALEEARVWKAKVHVVYVVETGLFSSLPMDSTWEIMFSMLEKEGKETLERAREAAQKAGVHAETHIRQGHAGSEILKTASEVGADLIVVGSHGKSEVDRLLLGSVSNFVVGNSRVAVLVVRPSQK
- a CDS encoding amidohydrolase family protein, whose protein sequence is MAARELAVEGVALLGDDFEEVPARIVVEGGTVRRIEEIGERRGDLPWILPAFFNAHTHLGDSIAMDIPLEGDLDAIVRPPDGLKHRILRATPRGDLVRAMRLSIRAMARGGTAGFADFREGGREGVGALREAARGIPCRPVILGREGGEEIADGIGISSARDVVGHDLDGMVSRAREAGKIVAFHAGERDPGDIDAALSYDPDLLVHCTHATREQLRRIADLGVPVAVCPRANWRFAVTSSPEKPPVRELLSLGCTLLLGTDNAMCVQPDMWGEMAFLCTVYRVAPRDALRAATAGASVLGRAPSLLAEGNPARFLVVDPRGSNLALSRDIAATLVHRAGPANIVRKVIKL
- a CDS encoding preprotein translocase subunit Sec61beta; amino-acid sequence: MARKQGGRLISSAGLVNYYESEDRRAIRVSPYSVIAVSAAIGVAVLVLNIIY